One genomic window of Marinobacter adhaerens HP15 includes the following:
- a CDS encoding SLBB domain-containing protein, whose translation MKLKNLLLPLAILLPVAATAQSISQSQIEQFQSLPRAQQEALASQYGVDLEDFQSSGQRNQRPRDVQVVEPAESISDEERGQARGEKEEEEKEQQAADKNGGLKPFGYELFRGSPTTFAPVTEIPIPSEYTLGPGDVLRIQLWGKENQNLELPIGRDGTISFPQSGPMSVAGLSFDEARQQIRKQVSEQYIGVQASVSLGELRSMRVFVLGEARNPGSYSVSSLSTITNALYVSGGIKQTGSLRNLQHKRDGKLVGTLDLYDLLLKGDSSNDNRLQPGDVIFIPSVGRRAGIEGEVYRPALYELENENTLEDLVSMAGGLTPQAYPQRINIERTNEDYLRIIAEADYTAAKGKSARIQAGDRVTIPSISDITGQYVEIAGAATRPGRFAWMPGMRVSSLIRNLDADLTPFADKRYAAIVRTDKQTDSISVLNLRLRKAIQNPGGEFDFLLKEKDKLLIFSDAGKVERKNEPTEQNGEIEGEQKRDFTREKLFEPVLRRLKSQATPSAPQRTIQISGPVRYPGEYPMPASRQLADAIFVAGGLKDSASLFNAEIARYTTDDNGIGKTKILNVNLADAMAGNGNLALQSRDRILIKSIPEFAKTSTIKLQGEVRYPGVYTFRDGETLKEVIERAGGLTDNAFPRGAVFTREKLRRLEAQRLREAEERLQGDLLGVQLEGDGLAGESADRAQQVEDLLEDVQSSRPVGRMVVNLEAVVNNEDYQAIRLQDGDTLTVPTIPQSVTVFGEVQFPTSHLHQAGLTVDDYLERSGGSTRQADESRVYIVKADGSVMLPERSRWFGSRSQQMEPGDTIIMPIDVDRLNQLELWSNVSQIVYQMALGAAAVGNL comes from the coding sequence GTGAAGCTTAAGAATCTCTTGCTACCCCTGGCCATTCTGCTCCCCGTGGCAGCCACCGCCCAGTCCATCAGTCAATCCCAGATCGAGCAATTCCAGAGCCTGCCCAGAGCCCAGCAGGAAGCCCTGGCTAGCCAGTACGGTGTTGATCTGGAAGACTTCCAATCCTCTGGGCAACGCAATCAGCGACCACGAGACGTTCAGGTAGTTGAGCCGGCTGAAAGTATTTCGGACGAAGAGAGAGGGCAGGCCCGCGGTGAAAAGGAGGAAGAAGAGAAAGAGCAGCAAGCCGCCGATAAAAACGGTGGTCTGAAGCCCTTCGGCTATGAGCTCTTTCGGGGCAGCCCAACCACCTTCGCTCCGGTAACCGAAATCCCCATTCCCTCCGAGTACACCCTTGGGCCCGGGGACGTATTACGCATCCAGCTCTGGGGCAAGGAAAACCAGAATCTGGAACTGCCCATCGGCCGCGATGGCACCATCAGTTTTCCTCAATCCGGCCCAATGAGCGTCGCGGGATTGAGCTTTGATGAAGCCAGGCAGCAGATCCGCAAACAGGTATCAGAGCAATATATTGGCGTTCAGGCCAGCGTTTCCCTGGGTGAATTGCGAAGCATGCGCGTGTTCGTTCTCGGTGAAGCACGCAACCCCGGTTCATATTCAGTCAGTTCGCTCTCTACGATTACCAACGCTTTGTATGTCTCCGGTGGCATAAAACAAACGGGCTCGTTGCGAAACCTCCAGCACAAGCGAGACGGGAAGCTGGTAGGCACCCTGGATCTATACGATCTCCTGCTCAAGGGAGACAGCTCAAACGATAACCGTCTCCAGCCGGGCGACGTGATTTTTATTCCATCTGTAGGCAGGCGTGCGGGCATTGAGGGCGAGGTCTACCGCCCTGCGCTCTATGAACTGGAAAATGAGAACACCCTCGAGGACCTGGTTAGTATGGCCGGTGGCCTCACCCCTCAGGCGTACCCTCAGCGCATCAATATTGAACGCACCAACGAGGACTACCTTAGAATCATTGCCGAGGCGGATTACACTGCGGCAAAAGGAAAGAGTGCGCGAATTCAGGCGGGTGATAGAGTAACTATTCCGTCAATCTCGGATATCACAGGTCAGTATGTAGAGATCGCCGGCGCGGCCACGCGGCCCGGTCGATTTGCCTGGATGCCGGGCATGCGGGTGAGTTCGTTGATTCGAAACCTGGATGCAGACCTTACGCCCTTCGCAGACAAGCGCTATGCGGCTATCGTTCGCACAGACAAACAGACTGACTCTATTTCAGTGCTGAACCTCAGGCTGAGAAAGGCCATTCAGAATCCCGGCGGCGAGTTCGATTTCCTGCTTAAGGAAAAGGACAAGCTGTTGATCTTCTCTGACGCAGGAAAGGTGGAGCGCAAAAATGAGCCAACTGAGCAGAATGGCGAAATTGAAGGTGAGCAAAAACGGGACTTCACACGAGAAAAGCTCTTCGAACCGGTACTTCGTCGACTGAAAAGCCAGGCAACACCGTCTGCTCCACAGAGAACCATTCAGATTAGCGGGCCAGTTAGATACCCCGGTGAATACCCCATGCCCGCCTCCAGGCAACTCGCGGATGCCATTTTTGTAGCTGGTGGGTTGAAAGATTCAGCGTCACTTTTCAATGCGGAAATTGCCCGATACACGACTGATGATAACGGCATTGGGAAGACGAAAATTCTCAATGTCAACCTGGCTGACGCCATGGCAGGCAATGGCAACCTGGCGCTACAAAGTAGAGACAGGATACTGATTAAATCCATCCCGGAATTTGCGAAGACAAGCACCATCAAGCTACAGGGCGAAGTACGTTATCCGGGCGTGTACACTTTCCGGGACGGAGAAACCCTTAAGGAAGTTATTGAGCGAGCAGGTGGACTGACTGATAACGCGTTTCCGAGAGGCGCGGTCTTTACCCGAGAAAAGTTACGCCGCCTTGAAGCTCAGCGCCTTCGCGAAGCGGAAGAGCGCCTGCAGGGGGACCTGCTCGGAGTCCAGCTTGAGGGCGATGGACTGGCGGGAGAGAGTGCGGATCGAGCGCAACAGGTTGAGGATCTGCTTGAGGATGTCCAAAGCAGTCGTCCGGTCGGTCGAATGGTGGTTAATCTCGAAGCAGTCGTGAATAACGAAGACTACCAGGCGATCCGCCTTCAGGACGGCGATACGCTGACTGTTCCAACCATTCCTCAGTCCGTTACCGTGTTTGGCGAAGTTCAATTCCCAACGAGCCACTTGCATCAGGCGGGCTTAACGGTCGATGACTACCTCGAACGTTCCGGTGGGTCAACACGTCAGGCTGATGAAAGCAGGGTTTACATTGTAAAAGCGGATGGCTCCGTAATGCTGCCCGAACGAAGCCGCTGGTTTGGCAGTCGCAGCCAACAAATGGAGCCGGGAGACACGATCATCATGCCAATCGATGTTGACCGGCTGAACCAGCTCGAGTTGTGGTCTAACGTGAGCCAGATCGTCTACCAAATGGCTCTCGGTGCTGCCGCTGTGGGGAATTTGTAA
- the rfaH gene encoding transcription/translation regulatory transformer protein RfaH — translation MTWYALQHKPAQGDRALQHLQNQDIACFYPKISVEKIKGGKRSKKLEPLFPGYLFVNLEQTDPMWSKLRSTRGVLRIVGFANKPAPISDAVIQHIKDSLDSVAEQGGIKPGQAVQLSEGPFEGINAIFQAYDGEERAIVLVSFMQKQQSIRVPVSAIKK, via the coding sequence ATGACCTGGTACGCTCTTCAACACAAGCCCGCTCAGGGCGACCGCGCTCTTCAGCACCTTCAGAACCAAGACATCGCCTGCTTTTACCCAAAAATCAGTGTGGAGAAAATCAAGGGCGGAAAGCGCTCGAAGAAACTGGAACCGTTATTCCCTGGCTATCTGTTCGTAAACCTTGAGCAGACGGATCCAATGTGGTCGAAGCTTCGTTCCACCCGTGGTGTGTTGAGAATCGTCGGCTTCGCCAACAAACCCGCACCCATAAGCGATGCTGTGATCCAGCATATCAAAGATAGCCTCGACTCGGTGGCAGAGCAGGGCGGCATCAAGCCGGGCCAGGCCGTACAGCTGAGCGAGGGGCCTTTCGAGGGCATCAATGCCATTTTTCAGGCCTATGACGGCGAAGAGCGGGCAATTGTGCTTGTCAGCTTTATGCAGAAGCAACAGAGTATCAGAGTCCCGGTATCTGCTATAAAGAAGTAA
- a CDS encoding capsule assembly Wzi family protein, which yields MSTWPLMWSAVHSGLQPSVSADHSSVGAAAAYLLFEQEQQAQPGFRGEYSLYGSSEIPGIRGFDQKTLAKVGTAIDLQWQGEVWALGLHPGYAHDPDDDEELRLDGSYLAAAAGNWVFGVGAIDRWWGPGWQSSLILSNNARPMPALWINRNNTHAFETPWLSWIGPWQFTALAGQYESDRAVPDAKLIGMRFTFRPVDGLDIGLSRAIMFGGEGRPEGASTIWNALIGRDNGQLEENDPGNQLASIDARYGFSFGQQTMGIYGQMMGEDEAGAFPARKSWLFGADWTTQLFEADQQWFVEYTNTLADDFLGDAIPNITYEHSRYRSGYRYYGRSMATSFDGDSEAVTLGAFNFFDNGTNLSAKVSFARLNKEGAIGTVVPNDQIFYTVPDVDQNVTILDVGYGARLFGGWLDLNLQATDKKIKYLGGEKDQWSFGAAWTYRF from the coding sequence GTGAGCACCTGGCCGCTGATGTGGAGTGCAGTTCACAGTGGTTTGCAGCCCAGTGTGAGTGCGGATCATTCGTCCGTAGGCGCTGCCGCGGCCTACCTGCTTTTCGAGCAGGAACAGCAGGCGCAGCCGGGGTTTCGCGGTGAGTACAGTCTGTATGGCAGCAGCGAGATTCCGGGTATTCGTGGGTTTGATCAGAAAACTCTTGCGAAGGTTGGAACGGCAATCGATCTTCAGTGGCAGGGCGAAGTCTGGGCCCTAGGGCTCCACCCCGGCTATGCCCATGATCCAGATGATGATGAAGAACTGCGCCTGGATGGCTCCTATCTTGCAGCAGCAGCCGGCAACTGGGTGTTCGGTGTGGGTGCTATTGACCGTTGGTGGGGGCCCGGTTGGCAGTCTAGCCTGATTCTCTCGAATAACGCCCGCCCGATGCCGGCGCTCTGGATCAACCGCAACAATACCCACGCCTTCGAAACCCCTTGGTTGAGCTGGATCGGTCCCTGGCAGTTTACAGCGCTAGCCGGACAGTACGAGAGCGATCGCGCGGTACCGGATGCCAAACTCATTGGTATGCGCTTTACCTTCCGCCCCGTCGATGGCCTGGATATTGGCCTTTCCCGTGCGATTATGTTCGGTGGGGAAGGGCGGCCGGAAGGGGCGTCCACTATCTGGAATGCCCTGATCGGCCGGGATAATGGACAGCTTGAGGAAAACGATCCGGGCAACCAACTTGCCAGCATTGATGCGCGATACGGTTTCTCTTTTGGCCAGCAAACAATGGGCATTTACGGCCAAATGATGGGGGAAGACGAAGCCGGTGCCTTTCCGGCCAGGAAGTCCTGGCTTTTCGGGGCAGATTGGACCACCCAGCTATTCGAAGCCGACCAGCAATGGTTTGTTGAGTACACGAATACCCTGGCTGACGACTTCCTGGGTGACGCCATTCCCAATATTACGTATGAGCACTCCCGTTACCGTTCCGGCTACCGCTACTACGGTCGCAGTATGGCTACCAGTTTTGATGGCGACTCAGAGGCCGTCACCCTCGGGGCTTTCAATTTCTTTGACAATGGTACTAACCTCAGCGCCAAAGTGAGTTTTGCACGTCTTAATAAAGAGGGTGCAATTGGAACAGTGGTGCCGAACGACCAAATATTTTATACCGTGCCCGATGTTGATCAGAACGTAACCATCCTTGATGTAGGGTATGGAGCCAGATTGTTTGGAGGATGGCTGGACCTGAATCTCCAAGCCACCGATAAGAAAATTAAGTACTTGGGTGGCGAAAAAGACCAGTGGTCTTTCGGTGCCGCCTGGACATACCGTTTTTAA
- a CDS encoding Wzz/FepE/Etk N-terminal domain-containing protein, with translation MEEMPRERRSEADDEVSLVDLTFMFLKHRRTFYLVFFSALVFGVIYAFFVPHKYEYVTLVGLAEKEPGTFIEKPGTVIATLENRWLPEYQALYQASHNQSLPFDIHFVNPESTALIRMSSEASVEQSEEVRRAHAHLVNELEQSQSAEVSVVKGALESQIESLSQTVGMLESYNDAGEAIAGTVEKRLSLEATLESIQPMEVLAESRQSSEPIGPARTLIVVLAGMLGLMGGVFSAFFMEFARVVRARVSES, from the coding sequence ATGGAAGAGATGCCGCGAGAGCGTCGATCAGAGGCAGATGACGAAGTTAGTCTTGTGGATCTGACCTTTATGTTTCTGAAGCATCGGAGAACCTTCTATCTAGTATTTTTCTCTGCGCTGGTTTTTGGTGTCATTTACGCTTTTTTCGTGCCTCACAAGTACGAATACGTCACTCTCGTTGGGCTTGCAGAGAAGGAGCCCGGTACCTTTATCGAAAAGCCGGGTACTGTTATTGCAACTCTGGAGAATCGTTGGCTTCCTGAATATCAGGCATTATATCAAGCAAGCCATAATCAATCCTTGCCGTTCGATATCCACTTCGTCAACCCCGAGAGTACCGCTTTGATTCGAATGTCTTCAGAAGCCTCAGTTGAGCAGAGTGAAGAGGTGAGGCGGGCGCACGCTCATTTGGTCAATGAGTTAGAGCAGAGTCAGTCAGCCGAAGTGTCGGTTGTGAAGGGGGCTCTTGAGAGCCAGATAGAGTCTCTGTCTCAGACGGTCGGCATGTTGGAGAGTTACAACGACGCCGGCGAGGCTATAGCAGGAACCGTAGAAAAGCGCTTGTCACTGGAAGCGACCCTGGAGTCAATTCAGCCAATGGAAGTTCTTGCTGAAAGCCGACAAAGCTCGGAGCCTATCGGTCCGGCGCGAACCCTGATCGTTGTTTTGGCAGGCATGCTCGGATTGATGGGAGGCGTTTTTTCGGCGTTCTTTATGGAGTTTGCCCGCGTTGTGAGGGCCAGGGTGAGCGAAAGCTAG